Proteins encoded by one window of Epinephelus moara isolate mb chromosome 18, YSFRI_EMoa_1.0, whole genome shotgun sequence:
- the nlk1 gene encoding nemo-like kinase, type 1: MAFHGAGRQTVCGDLFPGSELGHKYFCVNSSCGAPSTGLSATPCLTGPTAPAGTPRHPTALGGSTGGGAAVPQPYSNPASEVPSPAEMEPDRPIGYGAFGVVWSVTDPRDGRKVALKKMPNVFQNLVSCKRVFRELRMLCFFKHDNVLSALDILQPPQIDCFEEIYVITELMQSDLHKVIVSPQPLTTDHIKVFLYQILRGLKYLHSAGILHRDIKPGNLLVNSNCLLKICDFGLARVEEPDPSRHMTQEVVTQYYRAPEVLMGCRHYGSAIDVWSVGCIFAELLGRRILFQAQSPIQQLDLITDLLGTPPLSALASACEGARAHILRGPHKPPSLSVLYMLSDGATHEAVHLLCRMLVFDPAKRISGSDALSHPYLDEGRLRYHTCMCQCCYSVPSGRVYTRDFEPVAERPFSHSYENSLLSVWQGKELIHRFITEHQQGKRVPLCINPQSAAFKTFIRSTAWHSSKVSRKEER; the protein is encoded by the exons ATGGCATTTCACGGTGCAGGCCGGCAGACCGTCTGTGGAGACTTGTTTCCGGGCTCTGAGTTGGGCCACAAGTATTTCTGTGTCAACTCCTCCTGCGGAGCCCCCTCCACGGGCCTCAGTGCTACGCCGTGCCTGACTGGACCCACCGCCCCGGCTGGGACCCCTCGTCACCCCACAGCTCTCGGAGGGAGCACCGGCGGCGGAGCAGCAGTGCCTCAGCCCTACAGCAACCCGGCCAGCGAGGTGCCCAGCCCTGCAGAAATGGAGCCAGACCGCCCCATTGGTTATGGCGCTTTTGGTGTTGTCTG GTCCGTTACTGATCCACGTGACGGTCGCAAGGTGGCTTTGAAGAAGATGCCTAATGTCTTCCAGAACCTGGTTTCTTGTAAGAGGGTCTTCAGAGAGTTGAGGATGCTCTGCTTCTTCAAACATGACAAT GTTTTGTCAGCTCTGGATATTTTGCAGCCTCCACAAATCGACTGCTTTGAGGAAAT CTACGTGATAACAGAACTGATGCAGAGCGACCTCCACAAAGTGATCGTGTCTCCTCAGCCTCTCACCACCGACCACATCAAGGTCTTCCTCTATCAGATCCTCCGAG GTTTGAAGTACCTGCACTCTGCTGGGATCCTGCACAGGGACATCAAGCCTGGAAACCTGCTGGTCAACAGCAACTGCCTGCTCAAG ATTTGTGACTTTGGCTTGGCACGGGTGGAGGAGCCTGACCCGTCCCGTCACATGACCCAGGAGGTGGTGACACAGTACTACAGAGCGCCAGAGGTGCTGATGGGCTGCCGACACTACGGCTCTGCCATCGACGTCTGGTCGGTGGGCTGCATCTTCGCAGAGCTGCTGGGACGCCGCATCCTCTTCCAGGCTCAGAGCCCCATTCAGCAG CTGGATCTGATCACAGACCTGTTGGGAACGCCTCCTCTGTCGGCCCTGGCATCAGCCTGCGAAGGAGCCAGAGCCCACATCCTGAGGGGGCCGCACAAACCG CCGTCGCTGTCAGTGCTCTACATGCTGTCTGATGGAGCCACACACGAGGCGGTGCACCTGCTCTGTCGGATGTTGGTGTTTGATCCG GCCAAACGTATCTCCGGCAGCGACGCCCTCTCACACCCGTACCTGGACGAAGGGCGTCTGCGTTACCACACCTGCATGTGTCAGTGCTGCTATTCTGTTCCCAGCGGGCGAGTCTACACCCGAGACTTTGAGCCGGTCGCCGAACGGCCGTTCAGCCACAGCTACGAGAACAGTCTGCTTTCTGTGTGGCAGGGAAAAG AGTTAATCCATCGCTTCATCACGGAGCACCAGCAGGGCAAACGAGTGCCGCTGTGCATCAACCCTCAGAGTGCTGCCTTCAAGACCTTCATCAG GTCCACTGCATGGCACTCCTCCAAGGTGTCCAGGAAGGAGGAGAGATGA
- the LOC126406048 gene encoding myc-associated zinc finger protein has product MDTSWSNFLFQTPSTQSQPETPLQSELLPELTGSAQSPPAEHIVTPPSTVDTAALSEEPLPVKPLTKPSRPAHICATCNKEFKNSYNLRRHQSVHTGIKMKDRAAREKEDGGKGGRVEKQTVPLSLLHLTLPPQPPPPPLPPNAAAAAPETLPQPGQLANQESQPVSVSIAPATVTMAAPPQPIQAAVVVVGSMEQNPNPNPNTNQVRKNHACEACGKAFRDVYHLNRHRLSHSDEKPYSCPICQQRFKRKDRMSYHVRSHQGGVEKPYVCPHCAKAFSRPDHLNSHVRQVHSTERPFKCTTCTSAFATRDRLRAHLVRHEEKVPCHICGKLLSAAYITDHMRVHNQSQHHACHLCNRSFTTLTYLRVHAQKHHGQEWKESGGARGGFGGTGAGGVLLCQLCGVQCKTATQLQGHMGTHANQGDPGPDQTSAGPVGTTSVAVTVSSASTVGLLVTDCSSIAPQPHS; this is encoded by the exons ATGGATACCTCCTggagtaatttcctctttcag ACGCCATCGACTCAGAGCCAACCTGAGACACCTCTTCAGTCTGAGCTGCTGCCGGAGCTCACCGGTTCAGCTCAGAGTCCCCCAGCTGAGCACATTGTCACTCCACCGTCCACTGTTGACACCGCCGCCTTGAGTGAGGAGCCACTACCtg tCAAACCGCTCACCAAGCCGAGCCGGCCAGCCCACATCTGTGCCACATGCAACAAGGAGTTCAAGAACAGCTACAACCTGCGGCGGCACCAGTCGGTGCACACGGGCATCAAGATGAAGGACCGAGCCGCCCGAGAGAAGGAGGACGGAGGGAAAGGAGGACGGGTGGAGAAACAGacggtccctctctccctcctccacctcaccCTGCCCCCGCagcctcctccccctccccttccccccaacgccgctgctgctgccccGGAGACCCTCCCCCAGCCCGGTCAGCTCGCCAACCAAGAGAGCCAGCCGGTCTCTGTGTCCATCGCCCCAGCAACTGTAACCATGGCTGCACCGCCTCAACCCATCCAggcagctgttgttgttgtgggcTCCATGGAGCAG AATCCAAATCCCAATCCCAATACTAACCAGGTGAGGAAGAACCACGCCTGTGAGGCCTGTGGGAAGGCCTTCAGAGACGTCTATCATCTCAACCGCCACCGTCTGTCCCACTCGGACGAGAAGCCGTACTCCTGCCCCATCTGCCAGCAGCGCTTCAAGAGGAAAGACAGGATGAGCTACCACGTGCGCTCACACCAAGGCGGCGTGGAGAAACCCTACGTCTGTCCTCACTGTGCCAAGGCCTTCTCTAG accGGACCACCTCAACAGCCATGTCCGACAGGTGCACTCTACAGAGAGACCGTTCAAGTGCACG ACGTGCACGTCAGCGTTCGCCACGCGGGATCGTCTACGTGCTCACCTGGTCCGCCACGAGGAGAAGGTTCCGTGTCACATCTGTGGgaagctgctgtctgctgcgtACATCACCGACCACATGAGAGTCCACAACCAGTCACAGCACCACGCCTGTCACCTCTGCAACCGCA gCTTCACCACCCTCACCTACCTGCGAGTTCATGCTCAGAAGCACCATGGTCAGGAATGGAAGGAGAGCGGAGGGGCACGGGGGGGCTTCGGCGGGACGGGGGCCGGCGGGGTGCTGCTCTGCCAGCTGTGCGGGGTGCAGTGCAAGACGGCCACGCAGCTTCAGGGCCACATGGGCACCCACGCCAACCAGGGTGACCCTGGTCCCGACCAGACAAGCGCGGGCCCCGTGGGCACCACCAGCGTGGCTGTTACTGTGTCCAGTGCTAGCACAGTGGGACTGCTGGTAACTGACTGCTCCAGTATCGCTCCCCAGCCCCACAGCTAG